The following proteins are co-located in the Branchiostoma lanceolatum isolate klBraLanc5 chromosome 16, klBraLanc5.hap2, whole genome shotgun sequence genome:
- the LOC136421937 gene encoding galanin receptor type 1-like — protein MAIPDLMHYRLVELNWEPYGWQTVCRPVWPSKAYEKGYMIYNVLSTYFIPFVICLISCVPIIYRLWHRFDNVTVPQINVDKNKKSTLMVIGVVVLFTLCWLPNHVINLWWHSSSDKQLTAAVYYSKFVGICLSYANSAMNPFVYAIVGDSFRDCIKQTFSKNDHQQLSARTSRTCVKRTCPVNSRIVTRNLSGLSRTYSTKVQLHHGTVSNETEEKLTKFTFLESSV, from the exons ATGGCCATCCCGGACCTCATGCACTACCGCCTGGTGGAGCTGAACTGGGAACCTTACGGGTGGCAGACGGTCTGCCGCCCGGTCTGGCCGTCCAAGGCCTACGAGAAAGGATACATGATCTACAACGTCCTGTCCACCTACTTCATCCCCTTTGTAATCTGCCTGATCAGCTGTGTGCCCATCATCTACCGACTCTGGCATCGCTTCGATAACGTCACCGTCCCGCAGATCAATGTAGACAAG AACAAGAAAAGTACCCTGATGGTGATTGGTGTGGTCGTCCTCTTCACCCTGTGCTGGCTCCCCAACCACGTGATCAACCTGTGGTGGCACAGCAGCTCCGACAAACAGCTAACGGCCgctgtttactacagcaag TTTGTTGGGATTTGTCTGAGCTATGCCAACTCCGCCATGAATCCATTCGTCTACGCTATCGTGGGCGACAGTTTCCGGGATTGCATCAAGCAGACGTTCTCCAAGAACGATCACCAGCAGCTATCTGCTAGGACCAGCCGAACGTGTGTGAAGAGAACGTGCCCCGTAAATTCCCGGATAGTTACACGTAACCTATCGGGACTGTCACGTACATATTCAACTAAAGTCCAGCTTCATCATGGAACCGTTTCTAATGAAACTGAAGAAAAGTTGACCAAATTTACATTCCTTGAATCGTCGGTGTAA